A DNA window from Leptospira montravelensis contains the following coding sequences:
- a CDS encoding putative signal transducing protein yields MKLVFTSIDYTKIKIIEASLKSQNIRAITKGEDLDVLNGIIPRHSNLIEVYVPDEEFEKALSIIDIGNLPEEQFEEDDIKHIKQHHYESLKELSLKKDKIALLNLLCGILIVSNIFFLILFITQIDKNMKLKNSITNSSVVYDFDYDKKCIRGLSKIDQILVSEECYIDDSEIRKTAKYYNLEGILKLEYLNPYNLEFFTIEISYDRLGKKISEFTDFDHDDNYDEWILYDNKENILKKYKDLNKDFRFDESERVY; encoded by the coding sequence ATGAAATTAGTTTTTACTTCAATCGACTATACAAAAATAAAAATTATAGAAGCGTCACTAAAATCTCAAAATATAAGAGCAATTACAAAGGGAGAAGACTTAGATGTTTTAAATGGAATAATTCCAAGACATTCCAATTTAATTGAAGTTTACGTTCCAGATGAAGAGTTTGAGAAAGCCTTATCTATAATTGATATCGGAAATCTTCCGGAAGAACAATTTGAAGAAGATGATATTAAACATATAAAACAACATCATTATGAAAGTTTAAAAGAATTATCATTAAAGAAAGACAAAATAGCACTTTTAAACTTATTATGTGGAATTTTAATTGTTTCAAATATTTTCTTTCTAATTCTCTTTATTACCCAAATCGATAAAAACATGAAATTGAAAAATTCCATTACTAATTCTTCAGTTGTGTATGATTTTGATTACGATAAAAAATGCATTCGCGGTCTTAGTAAAATTGATCAAATATTAGTGTCAGAAGAATGTTACATAGATGATTCAGAAATTCGAAAAACCGCTAAGTATTATAATTTAGAAGGAATTTTGAAATTAGAATATTTAAATCCATATAACCTCGAGTTTTTTACGATAGAAATTTCATATGATAGATTAGGAAAGAAAATAAGTGAATTTACCGATTTTGATCATGATGATAATTATGATGAATGGATTTTGTATGATAACAAAGAGAATATTCTAAAAAAATACAAAGATTTAAACAAAGACTTTAGGTTTGACGAATCCGAAAGAGTATACTAG
- a CDS encoding DUF2971 domain-containing protein: MKRKTNNTQEQRKKKVKAFKFKSSLQFDHILDIIINKRLYCSDWLKLNDPMEGQFAYSYNNEVKKVSEIINGIVDKKKQYKVCSLSSIYNSHLLWAHYANGFDGVAIEVELNENKYIQRVNYGGVFAGINLNNNMETDEIARTILFSKYIEWNYEKEIRILCHQEYYYDLKIKRVIAGTRINKILCDTLNFICHNLGIPFSKIGIGDEGMDIDFVNPIKNFKTILEAEDNF; this comes from the coding sequence ATGAAAAGAAAAACAAACAATACACAAGAACAAAGAAAAAAGAAAGTAAAGGCATTTAAATTTAAATCGTCTTTGCAATTTGACCATATTTTAGATATAATTATAAACAAAAGATTATATTGTTCAGACTGGCTGAAATTAAATGATCCAATGGAAGGCCAATTTGCCTACAGCTATAACAACGAAGTAAAGAAAGTAAGCGAAATAATTAATGGAATTGTAGATAAAAAAAAACAATATAAAGTATGCTCACTATCATCAATCTACAATTCACATTTACTATGGGCACATTATGCAAATGGATTTGATGGCGTAGCAATTGAAGTTGAGTTAAATGAAAATAAATATATTCAAAGAGTAAATTACGGGGGCGTTTTCGCAGGAATAAATTTAAATAATAATATGGAGACTGATGAAATAGCTAGAACAATACTATTTTCAAAGTATATTGAATGGAATTACGAAAAAGAAATCCGAATTCTCTGTCATCAAGAATATTACTATGATTTAAAAATAAAACGCGTAATAGCTGGTACTCGAATTAACAAAATTCTATGCGATACGTTGAACTTTATCTGCCACAATCTAGGAATTCCTTTTTCTAAAATTGGCATAGGAGATGAGGGAATGGATATTGATTTTGTTAATCCTATAAAAAATTTCAAAACGATTCTCGAAGCAGAAGATAATTTCTAA
- a CDS encoding HEPN domain-containing protein has product MEYQSKVYIFAPIINASSEILKANKFLNIEIHQLDHRTGEKMLYDLYKRDRFYEFGYFLFRTGEKFYYLTQELDLPELEINDLNFPTNNPLWPNAYLQRSKIQINNLEFKKKILNTFSRGSIKFPEFNLVIKNPVNQSLNIIATIGNQAIGNLNGLFEIDNWDQLYSLENIKTSNLHDYINIAIDHLDKSFTNSDYFSFLSILIAFEVLFNNGKDQIRYTISRNVAVMLGENIEESKEIFKNMKFAYDIRSALVHNGKYKEEDVEKYLPILELYLKKTLKYLLINKISKDELIEKLTQLGFGNSLV; this is encoded by the coding sequence ATGGAATATCAGTCAAAAGTATATATTTTCGCTCCTATAATCAATGCTAGTTCCGAAATATTAAAGGCAAATAAATTTCTCAATATCGAAATTCACCAATTGGATCATAGAACGGGCGAGAAAATGTTATATGATTTATACAAAAGAGACAGATTCTATGAATTTGGATATTTTCTATTTAGAACAGGTGAAAAATTTTATTACCTTACTCAGGAACTAGATTTACCAGAATTAGAAATAAATGACTTAAATTTTCCAACCAACAATCCTCTTTGGCCAAATGCATATTTACAAAGATCCAAAATTCAGATAAATAATTTGGAATTTAAAAAGAAAATTCTCAATACATTCTCAAGAGGGAGTATAAAGTTCCCAGAATTTAATCTTGTAATAAAAAATCCAGTAAATCAAAGCCTAAATATCATAGCCACAATAGGAAATCAGGCAATAGGAAACTTAAACGGATTATTTGAAATAGACAATTGGGATCAACTATATTCATTAGAAAATATAAAAACTTCCAATCTTCATGACTATATAAACATCGCAATTGATCATCTTGATAAATCATTCACAAATAGTGATTATTTCTCTTTCTTATCAATCTTAATTGCTTTCGAAGTTCTTTTCAACAATGGAAAAGATCAAATTAGATATACTATTTCTAGAAACGTAGCAGTAATGCTTGGTGAAAATATCGAGGAATCAAAAGAAATTTTCAAAAATATGAAATTTGCATACGATATTCGCTCTGCACTTGTACATAATGGAAAATATAAAGAGGAAGATGTCGAAAAATATTTACCAATCCTGGAACTATATTTGAAAAAAACTTTGAAATATTTATTAATTAATAAAATATCTAAAGATGAATTAATAGAAAAATTAACTCAATTAGGATTCGGCAATAGTTTGGTATAG